Part of the Pseudodesulfovibrio mercurii genome is shown below.
CCAAAAATATACCAGCGGGCCCGCGACGCCGGGAGCGGCGCGGGCGAGGAGCGAGGATCATGGACGAGGCGTGTCCCCTGAAGGTCTGCGGCGACAAGAAATACTATTGCAGCATGGAGCTGACCCTCCAGGTCATCGGCGGCAAGTGGAAGCCGATCATCATCCACCGGCTGGGCACCGAGGGCGTCCTGCGCTTCAGCGAGGTCAGGCGGTCCATTCCGAACATCACCCAGAAGATGCTCACCCAGCAGCTGCGCGAGCTGGAGGCGGACGGCATGGTCCGGCGCGAGGTCTATGCCCAGGTGCCGCCCAAGGTGGAATATTCCCTGACCGAACTCGGGGAGAGCATCATGCCGGTCATCGGCAGCCTGTGCCGCTGGGGCGAGAGCTATGCCCAGTGGCACGCCCGGCGGCTGCCGGACCAGGCCGAGGCGGTCTAGCGGCCGGTACTTTCCCCACTTTTCCTTTCCACCCGGCAGCCCCTTTGCTATGATGGAAAAAGGGGGAAACGGGAATGACGGGCAAATCCAGCAAGAACAGTGCGTCCGGCCCGGTGCGGGCCGTTTTCGATCCGGTGGCGGCCAGCGCGGACATGGGCTTGACCCTTGAGGAGTTCGCGCCGCTGCTGCCCAAGGCGGCCACGGAGATCCGCCTACGCCTGGACGCGGTCCGGCAGGGCGTGGCCGACGACGACCTGCGCGCCGTGACCCTGAACAGCCATACCGCCAAGAGCATCGCCGCCACCCTCGGGGCCGAGGCCACCCGGCAGGCCGCCCTCGACCTCGAACTCTGCGCCCGATCCGGCGACCGGGCGAGTTGCCCCCGGCTCCTCGCCGAACTGGAAGAACACGCCGCCGCATTGCTGGGCGCGTTGGATAAGGCGTAGGCGTTTTTTACATCAGGACCTGAGGGCGCTTCGCGGCGATGGACAGGAGCTCCGGGGCTCGAACCCTTTCCCATTTATGCGCCTTCGGCGCGGAGGCCATGGGAAAGCCCGCCCCGTCCGACAGGACGGGGCGGGCTTTTTGTTTCGTGCTGTGGTGGATCAGCCCCGGCAGTTGTGTTTCATGCTGGTGCCTTCCACGATGAAGACCACGGTCTCGGCCACGTTGGTGGACAGGTCGCCGATGCGCTCCAGGTGGCGCGAGCCGATGATGGCGTGCACGCCCCGCTCCACGATGCGCGACTCGGCCACCATGTCCGAGACCATCTGGCGCAGGATGGAGATGGTCAGGTCGTCGGCCTTGTCGTCCATGCGGCAGATCTGCCCGGCCAGGTTGACGTCGTCGTCCACGTAGGCCTTGAGCGCCTCGGAGAGCATCTTCTTGACCGTGTTGGCCAGGTCTTCCATCTTGGGGTTGTGCGGCATGGGCGGCCGGGTGGACAGGAAGATGGCCC
Proteins encoded:
- a CDS encoding winged helix-turn-helix transcriptional regulator, which gives rise to MDEACPLKVCGDKKYYCSMELTLQVIGGKWKPIIIHRLGTEGVLRFSEVRRSIPNITQKMLTQQLRELEADGMVRREVYAQVPPKVEYSLTELGESIMPVIGSLCRWGESYAQWHARRLPDQAEAV
- a CDS encoding Hpt domain-containing protein, producing the protein MTGKSSKNSASGPVRAVFDPVAASADMGLTLEEFAPLLPKAATEIRLRLDAVRQGVADDDLRAVTLNSHTAKSIAATLGAEATRQAALDLELCARSGDRASCPRLLAELEEHAAALLGALDKA
- the phoU gene encoding phosphate signaling complex protein PhoU, with product MEQRAHFSKKLEDLKVMVLRMAALSESAVHKAVRAYLENDADLAEAVIVGDESINEMEDEIDNFSLELLALDQPMAVDLRTIVGAQRITVNLERLGDEAVNLAHRAIFLSTRPPMPHNPKMEDLANTVKKMLSEALKAYVDDDVNLAGQICRMDDKADDLTISILRQMVSDMVAESRIVERGVHAIIGSRHLERIGDLSTNVAETVVFIVEGTSMKHNCRG